One region of Vigna angularis cultivar LongXiaoDou No.4 chromosome 10, ASM1680809v1, whole genome shotgun sequence genomic DNA includes:
- the LOC108319965 gene encoding DNA repair protein REV1 isoform X1, translated as MSLDSSRSANSKRSFSNSISSNRSNDSTKKNSKRKKTITNQKTLGAAWGSNSSSRASSRNSAFSGFASYMTEKNRKLHNQFDAEASASSLSGSTSAKPIFSGVSIFVDGFTVPSSQELRSYMLKNGGRFENYFSRHHVTHIICSNLPDSKVKNLRAFSAGLPVVKPTWILDSVAANRLLSWVPYQLDQLANKQSKLSAFFTLKSSKMSEDALTNSLHQVVLDVEDSSMRVGQTDSEDRNLSKVGEMSEHIGQINTAFDDIENSNAITTEEPTSVRVKFDEEQAARSNADRKDESNVKSELGPTRQAPSTSFSSHCSDEQNAREFPSSSGTKPFKQCHSTFADPNFVENYFKSSRLHFIGTWRNRYRKRFSALSSGFKNENSNISASNTSPNSVIIHVDMDCFFVSVVIRNHPELLDQPVAVCHSNNSNGTAEISSANYPARSHGIRAGMFVRDAKALCPQLVIFPYNFEAYEEVADQFYSILHQHCNKVQAVSCDEAFLDVTDSEVEDPKLLASSIREEIYKTTGCTASAGIAGNMLMARIATRTAKPNGQYHITTEKVEDHLCQLPINSLPGIGHVLQEKLKKQNIYTCGQMRIISKASLQRDYGIKTGEMLWNYSRGIDNRLVGNFQECKTVGADVNWGVRFKDIKDCEHFLISLCKEVSLRLQCCEVQGRTFTLKIKKRRKGAGEPAKFMGCGDCENLSHSVTVPLATDNVEILQRIVKQLFGCFNIDVKEIRGIGLQVSRLESAEASKRGTTKYTLKSWLTSASAGVGNQTYPIGNDKHSRDNTSSPAFVNLLESSVEMDNKIPANEASIYPISTPPPLCNLDIEVIRNLPPDVFSELNEIYRGKLVDYIANWKNTSESSSLSGNSFFEQKAINNEEELSYSEPLPQGNLSSKNKAKQYVSSTSEGETIPYSVRGPNFKFTHHSSFENNDLFPSSLSQVDGSVFQQLPEDFKADIVEQLPAHRKPDICSNVGIPPLENHSLSVGVEISDNSPICIYNNDSLWVGNPPNWVGKFEGSSCLILKKLAEMYLRSGLANTLSSVLHQIISEFYELNLAQQFSDETVDVMCELLRQYIKVKIERDIEEIYICFRLLKRFAAKSQFFLQVYDSVYPYLQAAVDDNYGGTLLLPS; from the exons ATGAGTTTAGACTCGTCTCGATCAGCTAATTCTAAACGAAGTTTCTCTAATTCTATATCTTCCAACCGCTCCAACGATAGCACTAAAAAGAACagcaaaagaaagaagacaATTACCAACCAGAAAACCCTAGGCGCTGCCTGGGGCTCAAATTCAAGTTCTCGCGCTTCCTCAAGAAATTCTGCCTTCTCCGGTTTCGCcag TTATATGACAGAGAAGAATCGGAAACTACACAACCAATTTGACGCCGAGGCGTCCGCGTCGTCTTTAAGTGGCTCTACTTCAGCGAAGCCTATTTTCAGTGGAGTTTCAATTTTTGTTGATGGTTTCACAGTTCCTTCCAGCCag GAACTGCGGAGCTACATGCTCAAGAATGGTGGAAGATTCGAGAATTATTTCTCTAGACACCATGTAACACATATTATATGCAGTAATCTGCCTGATAGTAAAGTTAAGAATCTCAG AGCCTTCAGTGCAGGTTTGCCAGTAGTGAAACCCACTTGGATTTTAGATTCTGTTGCTGCTAATAGACTTTTGAGCT GGGTACCTTACCAGCTGGACCAACTAGCTAATAAGCAATCAAAGCTGTCAGCCTTCTTCACATTGAAAAGTAGTAAAATGTCGGAGGATGCTTTAACAAATTCCCTACATCAAGTAGTATTAGATGTTGAAGATTCATCTATGAGGGTTGGTCAAACAGATTCTGAAGATAGAAACTTATCCAAAGTTGGTGAAATGAGTGAACATATTGGACAAATCAATACCGCATTTGATGATATTGAGAATAGTAATGCAATTACGACGGAAGAGCCAACTAGTGTTAGAGTTAAGTTTGACGAAGAGCAAGCAGCTAGAAGCAATGCTGATAGGAAAGATGAGAGCAATGTCAAAAGTGAACTTGGACCCACTCGTCAAGCACCTTCTACATCATTTAGTTCTCACTGCTCAGATGAGCAGAATGCACGAGAATTTCCAAGTTCTTCAGGCACTAAGCCTTTTAAACAGTGTCATTCAACTTTTGCAGACCCTAATTTCgtggaaaattattttaag AGCTCACGACTACACTTTATAGGAACTTGGCGAAATCGGTATCGAAAGCGTTTTTCTGCCTTGTCTTCTGggtttaagaatgaaaattctAATATTAGTGCCTCTAATACTTCTCCTAATTCAGTTATTATCCATGTTGACATG GACTGTTTTTTTGTTTCAGTTGTTATCCGGAACCACCCTGAATTGTTGGATCAGCCTGTAGCTGTATGtcattcaaataattcaaatggaACTGCTGAGATTTCTTCTGCTAACTACCCAGCTCGTAGTCATG GTATTAGGGCAGGTATGTTTGTTCGAGATGCCAAGGCTCTTTGTCCCCAACTTGTTATCTTTCCTTACAACTTTGAAGCTTATGAGGAA GTAGCTGATCAATTTTATAGTATATTGCATCAGCATTGCAACAAAGTGCAG GCTGTAAGCTGTGATGAAGCATTTTTAGATGTCACAGATTCAGAGGTTGAAGATCCCAAACTTTTAGCTTCGTCTATTAGAGAAGAGATCTATAAGACCACCGGATGCACAGCTAGTGCTGGTATAGCTGGAAATATGCTTATGGCTCGTATTGCTACTAGAACTGCAAAACCAAATGGTCAATATCACATAACTACAGAAAAG GTTGAAGATCATTTATGCCAACTCCCAATTAATTCACTTCCAGGAATAGGGCATGTTTTGCAGGAGAAAttgaagaaacaaaatatttacacttGTGGACAAATGCGAATTATTTCCAAG GCCTCACTGCAGAGGGACTATGGTATAAAAACAGGAGAAATGCTGTGGAATTATAGCAGAGGAATTGATAACCGGTTAGTTGGGAACTTTCAG GAATGCAAGACGGTTGGTGCTGATGTAAATTGGGGAGTGAGATTCAAAGATATAAAAGAT TGTGAACACTTTCTAATAAGTCTTTGCAAGGAGGTCTCATTACGATTGCAGTGTTGTGAAGTGCAGGGGCGCACTTTCACTCTGAAG ataaaaaagagaaggaaaggCGCTGGTGAACCTGCAAAGTTTATGGGCTGTGGGGACTGTGAAAATCTGAGTCACTCTGTAACg GTTCCTCTTGCTACTGATAACGTGGAAATACTCCAAAGAATTGTAAAGCAGCTGTTTGGATGTTTTAACATAG ATGTCAAGGAGATTCGAGGTATTGGCTTGCAAGTTTCCAGACTTGAAAGTGCAGAAGCTTCTAAACGAG GTACAACAAAATATACTTTGAAATCATGGCTCACTTCTGCATCTGCTGGTGTTGGAAATCAGACATATCCTATAG GTAATGACAAGCACAGCAGGGATAACACTTCCAGTCCTGCGTTTGTAAATCTGCTAGAGTCTTCAGTGGAAATGGACAATAAAATACCAGCCAATGAGGCTAGTATTTACCCAATTTCAACACCTCCCCCCTTATGTAACCTTGACATTGAAGTTATAAGGAATCTTCCCCCGGATGTATTTTcagaattaaatgaaatttatagaGGGAAGTTAGTTGATTATATTGCTAACTGGAAAAACACAAGTGAGAGCTCTAGCCTTTCAGGAAACTCATTTTTTGAGCAAAAAG CAATAAACAATGAAGAGGAACTTTCCTATTCTGAACCGCTTCCTCAAGGCAATTTATCATCAAAAAACAAG GCAAAGCAGTATGTGTCGAGCACTAGTGAAGGCGAAACTATACCATATTCAGTCCGTGGACCCAATTTCAAGTTTACACACCATTCTAGTTTTGAAAACAATGATTTATTTCCTTCTTCTTTGAGTCAAGTTGATGGTTCAGTGTTTCAACAATTGCCTGAGGATTTTAAAGCTGACATTGTTGAGCAGCTTCCTGCACACAGGAAGCCAGATATTTGCTCCAATGTTGGGATCCCTCCTCTTGAAAATCATTCGTTGTCAGTAGGCGTTGAAATTTCTGATAATTCTcctatatgtatttataataatgacAGTCTATGGGTTGGAAATCCTCCAAATTGGGTTGGGAAGTTCGAAGGTAGCAGTTGcttaattttaaagaaacttGCAGAAATGTATTTAAGATCAGGATTGGCAAACACATTGTCTTCAGTTTTGCACCAAATTATATCTGAATTCTATGAGCTAAATCTGGCCCAGCAGTTTTCTGATGAAACTGTTGACGTTATGTGTGAGCTACTGAGGCAGTATATCAAAGTGAAGATTGAACGAGATATTGAAGAGATTTATATATGTTTCCGACTTCTGAAAAG GTTTGCGGCCAAGTCCCAATTTTTCCTACAAGTATATGATAGTGTATATCCTTACCTTCAG gCTGCTGTTGATGACAATTATGGAGGGACTTTACTTTTACCATCATAG
- the LOC108319965 gene encoding DNA repair protein REV1 isoform X2, translating to MLKNGGRFENYFSRHHVTHIICSNLPDSKVKNLRAFSAGLPVVKPTWILDSVAANRLLSWVPYQLDQLANKQSKLSAFFTLKSSKMSEDALTNSLHQVVLDVEDSSMRVGQTDSEDRNLSKVGEMSEHIGQINTAFDDIENSNAITTEEPTSVRVKFDEEQAARSNADRKDESNVKSELGPTRQAPSTSFSSHCSDEQNAREFPSSSGTKPFKQCHSTFADPNFVENYFKSSRLHFIGTWRNRYRKRFSALSSGFKNENSNISASNTSPNSVIIHVDMDCFFVSVVIRNHPELLDQPVAVCHSNNSNGTAEISSANYPARSHGIRAGMFVRDAKALCPQLVIFPYNFEAYEEVADQFYSILHQHCNKVQAVSCDEAFLDVTDSEVEDPKLLASSIREEIYKTTGCTASAGIAGNMLMARIATRTAKPNGQYHITTEKVEDHLCQLPINSLPGIGHVLQEKLKKQNIYTCGQMRIISKASLQRDYGIKTGEMLWNYSRGIDNRLVGNFQECKTVGADVNWGVRFKDIKDCEHFLISLCKEVSLRLQCCEVQGRTFTLKIKKRRKGAGEPAKFMGCGDCENLSHSVTVPLATDNVEILQRIVKQLFGCFNIDVKEIRGIGLQVSRLESAEASKRGTTKYTLKSWLTSASAGVGNQTYPIGNDKHSRDNTSSPAFVNLLESSVEMDNKIPANEASIYPISTPPPLCNLDIEVIRNLPPDVFSELNEIYRGKLVDYIANWKNTSESSSLSGNSFFEQKAINNEEELSYSEPLPQGNLSSKNKAKQYVSSTSEGETIPYSVRGPNFKFTHHSSFENNDLFPSSLSQVDGSVFQQLPEDFKADIVEQLPAHRKPDICSNVGIPPLENHSLSVGVEISDNSPICIYNNDSLWVGNPPNWVGKFEGSSCLILKKLAEMYLRSGLANTLSSVLHQIISEFYELNLAQQFSDETVDVMCELLRQYIKVKIERDIEEIYICFRLLKRFAAKSQFFLQVYDSVYPYLQAAVDDNYGGTLLLPS from the exons ATGCTCAAGAATGGTGGAAGATTCGAGAATTATTTCTCTAGACACCATGTAACACATATTATATGCAGTAATCTGCCTGATAGTAAAGTTAAGAATCTCAG AGCCTTCAGTGCAGGTTTGCCAGTAGTGAAACCCACTTGGATTTTAGATTCTGTTGCTGCTAATAGACTTTTGAGCT GGGTACCTTACCAGCTGGACCAACTAGCTAATAAGCAATCAAAGCTGTCAGCCTTCTTCACATTGAAAAGTAGTAAAATGTCGGAGGATGCTTTAACAAATTCCCTACATCAAGTAGTATTAGATGTTGAAGATTCATCTATGAGGGTTGGTCAAACAGATTCTGAAGATAGAAACTTATCCAAAGTTGGTGAAATGAGTGAACATATTGGACAAATCAATACCGCATTTGATGATATTGAGAATAGTAATGCAATTACGACGGAAGAGCCAACTAGTGTTAGAGTTAAGTTTGACGAAGAGCAAGCAGCTAGAAGCAATGCTGATAGGAAAGATGAGAGCAATGTCAAAAGTGAACTTGGACCCACTCGTCAAGCACCTTCTACATCATTTAGTTCTCACTGCTCAGATGAGCAGAATGCACGAGAATTTCCAAGTTCTTCAGGCACTAAGCCTTTTAAACAGTGTCATTCAACTTTTGCAGACCCTAATTTCgtggaaaattattttaag AGCTCACGACTACACTTTATAGGAACTTGGCGAAATCGGTATCGAAAGCGTTTTTCTGCCTTGTCTTCTGggtttaagaatgaaaattctAATATTAGTGCCTCTAATACTTCTCCTAATTCAGTTATTATCCATGTTGACATG GACTGTTTTTTTGTTTCAGTTGTTATCCGGAACCACCCTGAATTGTTGGATCAGCCTGTAGCTGTATGtcattcaaataattcaaatggaACTGCTGAGATTTCTTCTGCTAACTACCCAGCTCGTAGTCATG GTATTAGGGCAGGTATGTTTGTTCGAGATGCCAAGGCTCTTTGTCCCCAACTTGTTATCTTTCCTTACAACTTTGAAGCTTATGAGGAA GTAGCTGATCAATTTTATAGTATATTGCATCAGCATTGCAACAAAGTGCAG GCTGTAAGCTGTGATGAAGCATTTTTAGATGTCACAGATTCAGAGGTTGAAGATCCCAAACTTTTAGCTTCGTCTATTAGAGAAGAGATCTATAAGACCACCGGATGCACAGCTAGTGCTGGTATAGCTGGAAATATGCTTATGGCTCGTATTGCTACTAGAACTGCAAAACCAAATGGTCAATATCACATAACTACAGAAAAG GTTGAAGATCATTTATGCCAACTCCCAATTAATTCACTTCCAGGAATAGGGCATGTTTTGCAGGAGAAAttgaagaaacaaaatatttacacttGTGGACAAATGCGAATTATTTCCAAG GCCTCACTGCAGAGGGACTATGGTATAAAAACAGGAGAAATGCTGTGGAATTATAGCAGAGGAATTGATAACCGGTTAGTTGGGAACTTTCAG GAATGCAAGACGGTTGGTGCTGATGTAAATTGGGGAGTGAGATTCAAAGATATAAAAGAT TGTGAACACTTTCTAATAAGTCTTTGCAAGGAGGTCTCATTACGATTGCAGTGTTGTGAAGTGCAGGGGCGCACTTTCACTCTGAAG ataaaaaagagaaggaaaggCGCTGGTGAACCTGCAAAGTTTATGGGCTGTGGGGACTGTGAAAATCTGAGTCACTCTGTAACg GTTCCTCTTGCTACTGATAACGTGGAAATACTCCAAAGAATTGTAAAGCAGCTGTTTGGATGTTTTAACATAG ATGTCAAGGAGATTCGAGGTATTGGCTTGCAAGTTTCCAGACTTGAAAGTGCAGAAGCTTCTAAACGAG GTACAACAAAATATACTTTGAAATCATGGCTCACTTCTGCATCTGCTGGTGTTGGAAATCAGACATATCCTATAG GTAATGACAAGCACAGCAGGGATAACACTTCCAGTCCTGCGTTTGTAAATCTGCTAGAGTCTTCAGTGGAAATGGACAATAAAATACCAGCCAATGAGGCTAGTATTTACCCAATTTCAACACCTCCCCCCTTATGTAACCTTGACATTGAAGTTATAAGGAATCTTCCCCCGGATGTATTTTcagaattaaatgaaatttatagaGGGAAGTTAGTTGATTATATTGCTAACTGGAAAAACACAAGTGAGAGCTCTAGCCTTTCAGGAAACTCATTTTTTGAGCAAAAAG CAATAAACAATGAAGAGGAACTTTCCTATTCTGAACCGCTTCCTCAAGGCAATTTATCATCAAAAAACAAG GCAAAGCAGTATGTGTCGAGCACTAGTGAAGGCGAAACTATACCATATTCAGTCCGTGGACCCAATTTCAAGTTTACACACCATTCTAGTTTTGAAAACAATGATTTATTTCCTTCTTCTTTGAGTCAAGTTGATGGTTCAGTGTTTCAACAATTGCCTGAGGATTTTAAAGCTGACATTGTTGAGCAGCTTCCTGCACACAGGAAGCCAGATATTTGCTCCAATGTTGGGATCCCTCCTCTTGAAAATCATTCGTTGTCAGTAGGCGTTGAAATTTCTGATAATTCTcctatatgtatttataataatgacAGTCTATGGGTTGGAAATCCTCCAAATTGGGTTGGGAAGTTCGAAGGTAGCAGTTGcttaattttaaagaaacttGCAGAAATGTATTTAAGATCAGGATTGGCAAACACATTGTCTTCAGTTTTGCACCAAATTATATCTGAATTCTATGAGCTAAATCTGGCCCAGCAGTTTTCTGATGAAACTGTTGACGTTATGTGTGAGCTACTGAGGCAGTATATCAAAGTGAAGATTGAACGAGATATTGAAGAGATTTATATATGTTTCCGACTTCTGAAAAG GTTTGCGGCCAAGTCCCAATTTTTCCTACAAGTATATGATAGTGTATATCCTTACCTTCAG gCTGCTGTTGATGACAATTATGGAGGGACTTTACTTTTACCATCATAG
- the LOC108319965 gene encoding DNA repair protein REV1 isoform X3, whose amino-acid sequence MSEDALTNSLHQVVLDVEDSSMRVGQTDSEDRNLSKVGEMSEHIGQINTAFDDIENSNAITTEEPTSVRVKFDEEQAARSNADRKDESNVKSELGPTRQAPSTSFSSHCSDEQNAREFPSSSGTKPFKQCHSTFADPNFVENYFKSSRLHFIGTWRNRYRKRFSALSSGFKNENSNISASNTSPNSVIIHVDMDCFFVSVVIRNHPELLDQPVAVCHSNNSNGTAEISSANYPARSHGIRAGMFVRDAKALCPQLVIFPYNFEAYEEVADQFYSILHQHCNKVQAVSCDEAFLDVTDSEVEDPKLLASSIREEIYKTTGCTASAGIAGNMLMARIATRTAKPNGQYHITTEKVEDHLCQLPINSLPGIGHVLQEKLKKQNIYTCGQMRIISKASLQRDYGIKTGEMLWNYSRGIDNRLVGNFQECKTVGADVNWGVRFKDIKDCEHFLISLCKEVSLRLQCCEVQGRTFTLKIKKRRKGAGEPAKFMGCGDCENLSHSVTVPLATDNVEILQRIVKQLFGCFNIDVKEIRGIGLQVSRLESAEASKRGTTKYTLKSWLTSASAGVGNQTYPIGNDKHSRDNTSSPAFVNLLESSVEMDNKIPANEASIYPISTPPPLCNLDIEVIRNLPPDVFSELNEIYRGKLVDYIANWKNTSESSSLSGNSFFEQKAINNEEELSYSEPLPQGNLSSKNKAKQYVSSTSEGETIPYSVRGPNFKFTHHSSFENNDLFPSSLSQVDGSVFQQLPEDFKADIVEQLPAHRKPDICSNVGIPPLENHSLSVGVEISDNSPICIYNNDSLWVGNPPNWVGKFEGSSCLILKKLAEMYLRSGLANTLSSVLHQIISEFYELNLAQQFSDETVDVMCELLRQYIKVKIERDIEEIYICFRLLKRFAAKSQFFLQVYDSVYPYLQAAVDDNYGGTLLLPS is encoded by the exons ATGTCGGAGGATGCTTTAACAAATTCCCTACATCAAGTAGTATTAGATGTTGAAGATTCATCTATGAGGGTTGGTCAAACAGATTCTGAAGATAGAAACTTATCCAAAGTTGGTGAAATGAGTGAACATATTGGACAAATCAATACCGCATTTGATGATATTGAGAATAGTAATGCAATTACGACGGAAGAGCCAACTAGTGTTAGAGTTAAGTTTGACGAAGAGCAAGCAGCTAGAAGCAATGCTGATAGGAAAGATGAGAGCAATGTCAAAAGTGAACTTGGACCCACTCGTCAAGCACCTTCTACATCATTTAGTTCTCACTGCTCAGATGAGCAGAATGCACGAGAATTTCCAAGTTCTTCAGGCACTAAGCCTTTTAAACAGTGTCATTCAACTTTTGCAGACCCTAATTTCgtggaaaattattttaag AGCTCACGACTACACTTTATAGGAACTTGGCGAAATCGGTATCGAAAGCGTTTTTCTGCCTTGTCTTCTGggtttaagaatgaaaattctAATATTAGTGCCTCTAATACTTCTCCTAATTCAGTTATTATCCATGTTGACATG GACTGTTTTTTTGTTTCAGTTGTTATCCGGAACCACCCTGAATTGTTGGATCAGCCTGTAGCTGTATGtcattcaaataattcaaatggaACTGCTGAGATTTCTTCTGCTAACTACCCAGCTCGTAGTCATG GTATTAGGGCAGGTATGTTTGTTCGAGATGCCAAGGCTCTTTGTCCCCAACTTGTTATCTTTCCTTACAACTTTGAAGCTTATGAGGAA GTAGCTGATCAATTTTATAGTATATTGCATCAGCATTGCAACAAAGTGCAG GCTGTAAGCTGTGATGAAGCATTTTTAGATGTCACAGATTCAGAGGTTGAAGATCCCAAACTTTTAGCTTCGTCTATTAGAGAAGAGATCTATAAGACCACCGGATGCACAGCTAGTGCTGGTATAGCTGGAAATATGCTTATGGCTCGTATTGCTACTAGAACTGCAAAACCAAATGGTCAATATCACATAACTACAGAAAAG GTTGAAGATCATTTATGCCAACTCCCAATTAATTCACTTCCAGGAATAGGGCATGTTTTGCAGGAGAAAttgaagaaacaaaatatttacacttGTGGACAAATGCGAATTATTTCCAAG GCCTCACTGCAGAGGGACTATGGTATAAAAACAGGAGAAATGCTGTGGAATTATAGCAGAGGAATTGATAACCGGTTAGTTGGGAACTTTCAG GAATGCAAGACGGTTGGTGCTGATGTAAATTGGGGAGTGAGATTCAAAGATATAAAAGAT TGTGAACACTTTCTAATAAGTCTTTGCAAGGAGGTCTCATTACGATTGCAGTGTTGTGAAGTGCAGGGGCGCACTTTCACTCTGAAG ataaaaaagagaaggaaaggCGCTGGTGAACCTGCAAAGTTTATGGGCTGTGGGGACTGTGAAAATCTGAGTCACTCTGTAACg GTTCCTCTTGCTACTGATAACGTGGAAATACTCCAAAGAATTGTAAAGCAGCTGTTTGGATGTTTTAACATAG ATGTCAAGGAGATTCGAGGTATTGGCTTGCAAGTTTCCAGACTTGAAAGTGCAGAAGCTTCTAAACGAG GTACAACAAAATATACTTTGAAATCATGGCTCACTTCTGCATCTGCTGGTGTTGGAAATCAGACATATCCTATAG GTAATGACAAGCACAGCAGGGATAACACTTCCAGTCCTGCGTTTGTAAATCTGCTAGAGTCTTCAGTGGAAATGGACAATAAAATACCAGCCAATGAGGCTAGTATTTACCCAATTTCAACACCTCCCCCCTTATGTAACCTTGACATTGAAGTTATAAGGAATCTTCCCCCGGATGTATTTTcagaattaaatgaaatttatagaGGGAAGTTAGTTGATTATATTGCTAACTGGAAAAACACAAGTGAGAGCTCTAGCCTTTCAGGAAACTCATTTTTTGAGCAAAAAG CAATAAACAATGAAGAGGAACTTTCCTATTCTGAACCGCTTCCTCAAGGCAATTTATCATCAAAAAACAAG GCAAAGCAGTATGTGTCGAGCACTAGTGAAGGCGAAACTATACCATATTCAGTCCGTGGACCCAATTTCAAGTTTACACACCATTCTAGTTTTGAAAACAATGATTTATTTCCTTCTTCTTTGAGTCAAGTTGATGGTTCAGTGTTTCAACAATTGCCTGAGGATTTTAAAGCTGACATTGTTGAGCAGCTTCCTGCACACAGGAAGCCAGATATTTGCTCCAATGTTGGGATCCCTCCTCTTGAAAATCATTCGTTGTCAGTAGGCGTTGAAATTTCTGATAATTCTcctatatgtatttataataatgacAGTCTATGGGTTGGAAATCCTCCAAATTGGGTTGGGAAGTTCGAAGGTAGCAGTTGcttaattttaaagaaacttGCAGAAATGTATTTAAGATCAGGATTGGCAAACACATTGTCTTCAGTTTTGCACCAAATTATATCTGAATTCTATGAGCTAAATCTGGCCCAGCAGTTTTCTGATGAAACTGTTGACGTTATGTGTGAGCTACTGAGGCAGTATATCAAAGTGAAGATTGAACGAGATATTGAAGAGATTTATATATGTTTCCGACTTCTGAAAAG GTTTGCGGCCAAGTCCCAATTTTTCCTACAAGTATATGATAGTGTATATCCTTACCTTCAG gCTGCTGTTGATGACAATTATGGAGGGACTTTACTTTTACCATCATAG